One Brachyhypopomus gauderio isolate BG-103 unplaced genomic scaffold, BGAUD_0.2 sc66, whole genome shotgun sequence DNA window includes the following coding sequences:
- the ikbke gene encoding inhibitor of nuclear factor kappa-B kinase subunit epsilon, translating into MTRSTANYIWYLEDVLGQGATSNVYKARNKKTGELVAAKVFNTGSYARPYEVQMREFEILRKLNHVNIVQLFAVEEMQINSQQNVLLMELCSGGSLLNHLEDYENYYGLPESEYLIVLQSVVNGMKHLRDNEVVHRDIKPGNIMRQVGVDGRSIYKLTDFGAARKLEDGETFMSIYGTEEYLHPDMYRRAVLRKPQQNSFGVTVDLWSIGVTFYHAATGRLPFIPFGGPRKNREMMYKITNEKPEGAIAGVQKVEDGPIEWRYHLPHYCQLSQGLRKLLEPLLAGILEANQEKCWDFNQFFTASMDIIQRFKVHVFSLHQATAHCIYIHFYHTVSVFFEDVQAQTGIAPEVQQYLFQGHSLPLEATMKVVNLPHTTEERPIFLLSQQPEKIAALPPREPEAPPMPSRFDVAADYVFSKTMVGVVHQYLLMVRRLHMHRDLLLQGFYSETESARVECNNIAHKVAMVNMKLLSCLSTEETLQTLDQLPFDFCDASSNMEKLGLIKENMLVYGGSIRGFQGTLHHLHVDLAKHSETLAVDRSVQKMEVLLEKTFAVHQQYYKDKRTGKLVYNDEQIHKFEKFNLLSTIKKVKVLFREDCLQKYQDVLTAVQTWSGTLYDMHSKLEHFSASLLQLIGDLQMCERSQTKVLDRVVQALQNPEAMDGPKNKDHMILRMKRLKDEMKLVAQELQNNNHIIERLGVFDSALVVEPDMTQPLGGR; encoded by the exons ATGACGAGGAGTACAGCGAACTACATTTGGTATCTCGAGGATGTTCTTGGGCAGGGAGCGACATCGAATGTCTACAAAGCGCGAAACAAA AAAACCGGTGAGCTGGTTGCGGCGAAGGTCTTCAACACGGGGAGCTACGCCCGACCGTATGAAGTCCAGATGAGAGAGTTCGAGATTTTGAGAAAGCTGAATCACGTCAATATCGTCCAACTCTTCGCTGTGGAGGAG atgCAGATAAACAGCCAGCAGAATGTTCTGTTAATGGAACTGTGTTCAGGAGGAAGTCTGCTTAACCACCTGGAAGACTATGAGAACTACTATGGCCTGCCTGAATCAGAATATCTTATTGTGCTACAAAGTGTGG TTAACGGGATGAAACATTTGCGTGACAACGAGGTGGTCCACCGTGACATCAAACCGGGTAACATCATGAggcaggtgggggtggatgGACGCTCCATCTACAAGCTCACGGACTTCGGCGCTGCTCGGAAACTGGAGGATGGGGAGACGTTCATGTCCATATATGGCACAGAAGAGTATCTG CACCCAGACATGTATCGACGTGCCGTGCTGAGGAAGCCCCAGCAAAATAGCTTTGGTGTTACCGTGGATCTCTGGAGCATTGGCGTGACCTTCTACCACGCTGCCACCGGCAGGCTGCCCTTTATCCCGTTCGGAGGCCCGCGCAAAAACAGAGAGATGAT GTATAAGATCACTAATGAAAAGCCAGAGGGGGCGATTGCAGGAGTCCAGAAAGTGGAGGATGGACCTATCGAGTGGAGATACCACCTACCTCACTACTGCCAGCTATCACA GGGACTGAGGAAGCTGCTAGAACCATTGTTGGCTGGCATCCTGGAGGCCAACCAGGAGAAGTGCTGGGATTTCAACCAGTTCTTCACAGCAAGCATGGACATCATTCAGCGCTTCAAAGTTCACGTCTTCTCCCTCCACCAGGCCACAGCCCACTGcatctacatccacttctaccaCAC GGTTTCAGTCTTCTTTGAAGACGTCCAGGCCCAGACAGGGATTGCACCAGAGGTCCAGCAGTACCTGTTCCAGGGCCACTCACTGCCCCTAGAAGCCACCATGAAGGTGGTCAACCTGCCACACACCACCGAAGAACGACCCATCTTCCTGCTCAGCCAGCAGCCAGAGAAAATAGCTGCACTGCCCCCTAGAGAAC ccGAAGCACCACCCATGCCCTCACGGTTTGACGTCGCAGCAGATTATGTTTTCTCAAAA ACCATGGTTGGAGTGGTTCACCAGTACCTGCTGATGGTACGTCGTCTGCACATGCACAGGGACCTACTGCTACAGGGCTTCTACAGTGAAAC TGAGAGCGCACGTGTCGAGTGCAATAACATAGCTCACAAGGTCGCCATGGTGAACATGAAACTGCTGTCCTGCCTGAGCACGGAGGAGACACTACAGACACT AGACCAGCTTCCATTCGACTTCTGCGATGCCTCTAGCAACATGGAGAAACTTGGCCTG ATCAAGGAGAACATGCTTGTGTATGGCGGCAGCATCCGAGGATTCCAGGGCACCCTGCACCATTTACACGTGGACCTGGCCAAACACTCTGAGACACTGGCCGTAGACAGAAG TGTTCAGAAGATGGAGGTCCTTCTGGAGAAGACATTTGCAGTGCATCAGCAGTATTACAAAGACAAGCGGACGGGCA AGCTCGTCTACAACGATGAGCAGATCCACAAGTTTGAGAA GTTCAACCTGTTGTCCACCATTAAAAAGGTGAAGGTTCTGTTCCGAGAGGACTGTCTGCAGAAGTACCAGGATGTCCTGACGGCCGTGCAGACGTGGAGCGG CACATTGTATGACATGCATTCAAAGTTGGAGCACTTTAGTGCATCCCTCCTGCAGCTAATAGGAGATCTTCAGATGTGTGAAAGAAGTCAGACCAAG GTTCTGGACAGAGTGGTCCAAGCTCTTCAGAACCCCGAGGCCATGGATGGTCCAAAAAATAAAGACCACATGATTCTTCG AATGAAGAGGCTAAAGGATGAGATGAAGTTGGTGGCACAGGAATTGCAAAACAACAACCATATTATAGAAAG ACTTGGAGTGTTTGACTCTGCGCTGGTAGTGGAGCCTGACATGACTCAGCCTTTAGGAGGTCGTTGA